The Anomalospiza imberbis isolate Cuckoo-Finch-1a 21T00152 chromosome 12, ASM3175350v1, whole genome shotgun sequence genome contains the following window.
gggctgggctcaaACCCTGGGCAGGGATAGACACAAaacctgagctgagctgggcacacAAACGGAGCTGCAGTAGCAAaagtttcatttctgtttttaatCTGCTTTCAGTCATTTGTCTTACTTGCCTTCTTTGCAAATAGCAAAATCAAATCCCTGTCCCGAAATCTTGCCTGCTGAGGCAAAACAGCCACAGTACCACTTCTGTAATTTGATGTTTGAACTTTCACACAGATCTTAAAATGAGTCTTGCTTAAATGTTAACAGGTTTTGTTTGTGCAAGGCTATTTTAGGTACGTTAGAAGCTTTTTCTTTTGGCTGTACATACTATCAAGGGTGTGGAATATGTTTTCTCTGATTATTGTCTTTTCTTAATGAGAGCAACCTATTGGGGTTTTATGTAACAACccagtgcaaaacaaaacatgaagATCTATATGCAACCACTAAAGTGTGTGTGGTAAGACAATACATATTATATACCTGAAGGAGATTACATACAGACCAATCAAAATGAAGGCTGAAATAATGTCAGCCACTATGATTTAATAAAGGTATAATAAAAGTGCGTTAGAATAAATTAGTAAATCTAAAATTTAAATGAGTAAACACTAGTCATCAAATTAGTAAAACAAAAGAGTTAAATAAACTAGCAGATTAGAATGGTGTACTGCTAAATCGGATGAGAGTTTGTTGAAGCTTTACGTATAAAAACTACTTGTTTCAGTGAACAAAAGGTGTATATTTAAGTAGCAAATCGAGCAATTGCTTACAGACAGAGCAATGATGTGATTTTGTGCTGCTGTCCCACAGAAGAACCAGAAGCGGAGACCAAATATGGGAGAGTCCGAGGCTACCAATTCACAGTGGACACAGCTGAGAGGACTGTAAATGTCTTTTTGGGACTTCCTTTTGCTAAGCCTCCGCTTGGATCCCTGAGGTTTTCTGAACCCCAGCCACCTGAGCCATGGGAAGGTGTCAGAGATGCCACTTCCTACCCACCAATGTAAGGCAATGATCAAAGCACTGAACCTTTCATGATGTTATACTCTGTGCACTTCCACGGCACTGATGTGCACACAGGGCCATCCACAAAGACAAACTCCTTGGTGCCCTCTCGTtgcacctgcagctgctgcagcggATGCATTTCTAAAGACACTCTGTGAGCTGCTCTCTTTACCAAAAGCTGCTCTTTCACAGGCATCAGTGATGAACTGAGATGGAGCAGCCCTTTGCAGACAATGCTCTGGCTTGGGAGCACTTGGCCTTCACTTACCAGTCACTATAAATCTTTGGAGCAGAGACAGAAGGAAGCTGAGGAAAGCTTGGAATACAACATTAGGGGGATAATGCTGAATCAAGTGCTTAAAAGGGCACATAAGAAATGCACAGCAATCCTAACCTACCTTGTAAATGTCTCACTCCTGTTGTCCTACGGCCCTTGTTGTGTGACTCAAGCCTAATATCCACCACTGCAACGTAAAAAGCTATTGGAGAtgtgaaattattaatttacattttcattgAAGTAATTTATAGCTATATTGTAGTAATTTTGGTTCGCCAGTTTGAGATTTCCCAGCCAATGCTCCAGTGAGTGTGGTGGGTTCAGTGCTGGCCAATCATCAGTGCACTCACTAGAATGCACTCCCCCATTTCCTGCTGTGAGCTAGTACCAGGGGGAAGGCAAAGCAggttaaaaacattaaaagaatATAAAGAAAAGCTTATTAACAGCTACTAAAAGAAAGtgtaataagaatcagaacaaaattttcaggacccttctcctctgcccagaaccttttctttcccaatgacaatgtaaagaaacaaaaccttaaatttcattttacCACCTTTAGAATAGTCTTTTCTTCCATTCATTTACAGAGAGTAGTTCCTCTTGTTAATGTTATGGAGtcttctccacaagaaaacagttctctcGTGGCTCTCTTCACGAATAGCAGCTGTCCCTGGAAATCTGCAATCATGAAATCCCTTCCATTTTCCACAAGCTTTTctcacagctgtgtttatgggccatgtcAACTTACGGGGTTCCGTTTTAAAATTGAGCAAAGGTTCTCATTATCTATCTCAGAAATCATCTTCTTCCTGGGGGCACAGGATTTTCATcactcttttctcctctgttcaAACTTCTCCCAGGATCACAGCTACTTTAACATCTGCTTActtagcatggaggcctttgcttGATATCTACAATTTGACCACTTTCAACTTCCCATACCTTCATGCGTTTTAGGGAAAAAGAGTCTTTTCTCCATAGATTTACatgaggatttcagccccaagatcaaggcatctcctcatccctcccatctgggacttgACTTCTTCACTGACTTctgtgtcttcatgttgctcctctACATTGCCcgcattttattattttcactcGCTTGCGGGAGGATGGAAGCATTGAACAAGTTAACATTTGCCCGGGTCCTGCAGATGGCCACCTGGCCCCGGCCAGGCTCGGTTCCTTGcagccagagctgtggctggggGGGCtgatggcttctcctccccctgcccagtGGTTGTGGGTGAACCTCAGCAGTGGTAGAATCTCGGCCGGCCCGGCCAGGCCCaggccggggctgctcctggggcgGGCACCCCAGGAAAGGGGCCTGGGCCTGCAGCAGGGGCATCCGACCAGGGCTCAGCCCCGGTACCTGTGTGCGGACcggaaaagaaagaggaagttCCTGCATTTCTTTCGTCTTTAACGTATTTTTCACAGAAGCGTGTACAGATTTCCAGGGCCTAGAAGCTTTGCAGCATTTCGTGAATGCCTCCCGTGCAAAACCACCACACCATATGTATTTGGTGATATATTTCTGTGGTATTTTGAAACATACTAAAGTGTATCTAAATGTCACTGTGTACTGCAGTggctttatttttcctgatcTCATTAATGACTggccaaggaaaaaaaaaatattaaaagcaaaaaaactaTTGTGTTTGCAGTTGTGACCAATCTAGAAGTGTGCTAGAGATCAGTTTCTTGCTGGCACTTGGCTGTGGAAGTCCAAAAGAGCTTCTCTTCACAGCTTTCTGGTTTTAGTGAATTCTCTTGCTTGttactttttcatttattcAGGTGCCTACAGGACCAAGTACAAGGACAGATTATTTCAGATCTGGTTACcaacagaaaagagaaagttCCTCTGCAAGTGTCTGAGGATTGCCTGTACCTAAATGTGTACACCCCCATTTCTACAGGAAAACAGGAGAAGCTGCCTGTAAGCAAAATCCTTAGAACACCTTGAGCAAAATTATCTGACAGCAAACACTCAACCTGTGCCATGAGCAGACGTGCAGGGACACTTTTGTAGTGATGATCAACTTCCCTGCTTTGCCCCAGCAAATATTAGCTGAAAATTGAAAAGAGACACCAAATCCTATTTTACAAGTAAAACtgtattggcattttagctAAGCAGTGCTTGATTTAATCTAAATGATCTGTCCAAGGTCACAGGGCACTGACACAGTGTAGGCACTTAACAAAATCAGTGCCATTTTGTAGACCTGCAGGCCTTAGATTTGAAAGAGTTCTGCAATATGAGAAACGTAATCTGAAAGAATCAGGATTGAAATAGCACAAAATATTCTATGTTGGGCTAAATTTAGCTTTTATCACAGGGAGCTCTTACCTGTGCTGGGTTGAtcctgtttttctcttcccaggTCTTAGTATGGATCCATGGAGGCGGATTAGTTGTTGGAGCAGCTTCATCATATGATGGCTCAGCAATAGCAGCCTTTGACAACGTGGTGGTTGTAACAATTCAGTACAGACTAGGTATTGCTGGATATTTTAGGTAAGTTGGTTGATCTCTCAGTTTTTCCAAAGTGATTTCCAAAAGGATGTGCGCAAAGCCTTTGTAAAGAGAAGAGCAGAAGACTTGCTTATGCAAAGAAACATTTCTGAACTGCACCTGCAAGCGCTGGGGACAATTCCCAGTCCCAAGGCAGCTTCCAGATCTGTTcttgtggggctgctgctccagtcTCAGGGCTTCCCGAGCCAGTCATCTGTCAGTTGCGTAGAGAAGTTCTGTGCAGAGAATGGCAGATGATTGCTCACACCACAGATTgtcttttcctctttgcttgCATTGAGCATTTGAACAAAGCTgttctgtccctgcagcaccgGTGATGAGCATGCCCGAGGTAACTGGGGATACTTAGACCAAGTAGCAGCTCTTCGGTGGATTCAGGAGAATATCATGCATTTTGGAGGAGATCCAGGATCTGTCACCATCTTTGGAGAATCTGCAGGAGGAATCAGTGTTTCTGCTCTGGTAAGTTCATGGTAATATTAAATTGTAATTTCTATGGGGAAATAAAACCCTCCATCCATTTTCAGTATCTGCATGAGAAACCAGTGAGAGAAAAGGGATGGTGACACATCACCTGGGTCTTTGATACAACAACGAGGCAGCAGTACAGCAAAACAGTACAGACTTTGAAtgataaaaatgtgtcattttcaTACTCAAAGGTTGTAGTTAAGTAACAGCATGTTATTACTCATCTGCTGAATTGAATTCTGCTTGgtgtgggtatttttttttcaatgtaaaAAACGTTCAAAGTCTAATCTCCTGAGAAAAGTCCTTTAAGAGGAGTTGCGGACTCTTGCccattttctgtttgctttgacAGCCACTTGTGCAAAGTGATGGAGGTGAATAGTCCTGGTAgctgatgcagccctgcagttTGTGACCCAGTGATTGTGTAAAGTCTTTACTCCAGCACAGAGCACATTGGCGGTGATGCTCTCCTTCTCCAGTCTCTCCCACTCTGGTACAGatcacacagcccagccaggctttGTTGTACATGGCAGACAAATCCCTGTTTCCTCTGGCCAAAAGCTCTTTCCTGCccttctgcagcacagccagactGCCTTGGGCACATTCCATCTGTACCTGCCTTGCAGTGTGGTGCCAGGAAGCGTTGGAAGCAAAGTGCAGTGGGAGGGGAAAGGCACTGAACTCCTCATCCCTGCGAGCGCTGCCAAAGCACTTTGCACAGCTGGACTATGGTCAGAGGCTACACAAGGACACTCTTACCACATGGGCTTTCAAAATGCTCCAAATGGCCACTGCTGATACTGAAATCCAAAATCCCTGGCTAGAACACAGTGCTTGTCATGCTTGTTCTTGCTTTTTCACAGGTCTTATCTCCCCTGGCCAAGGGCTTGTTCCACAAGGCCATTTCTGAGAGTGGCACTGCAACCCTGGGCTTGTTCACTGACCAGCCTAAGGAGGATGCACAAGTGGGTATCTGTGgtaattttaattactttttccaGGCAGTTCTGCATATCGTGAACTGTTCAGTCCAAAATATAGAAACATGGTTTCTTTCTTGTGAATCAAAGCAGTCACTAAAGACAGTATTTCTGTGTGCAGACAGAACATGTTTAATGATGTGTCGCTTTTCAAATCCCCAAATAtccacaaagagaaaagaatcaAATATAAAGGAATATTGTAACATGTAGTGTCTTCAAGAAAAGTCAACTTACAATTTTGGCTGGAAAATTGTATCAGATGCTGAATATTCTTCTCTTCTATCCTGTTTGGTGCCTGTAGTGTGCCAATAAAcaagactttatttttttttttttcatttgagaaaAACAGGCTTCCAcccctttcttttctctgcaacTACAAGGAACAATTTCCAGAACCTGGAAATCTGGGATATAAGAGACAGCTCTCCCTAATGACAGCGCTTGCTCCAGCCAAAAAGACATCACCAAGAGTGGCAGAATGTGCTCTCTGTTACCCTGCAGATGGTTTATTCTCTAACTCCTTTATGTCACCCAGCCTTCTCAGCCCAGCCCGTTCTTTACCAGATTGGTCTTAGAATATTTCTGTGtcaaaaaaacctgaaggaaGAGGTTTTCCCCTTCTGCCCAGCCTGTGGTGTGAAGGATTGTGACGGCTTCCAGTGCCCTCCCTCTGGAGCTGGGACAAGGCAGGCTCCAGCAACCTTTGTGCAGGAGCTttgcctgctcctgctgggctcGCTGTCTCCTAGAGCCAGACACGGGAAATGTGTCCAAATCTGTTTGTTCTCACTGCTTGCAGAAAAttgctgctgcctctggctgTGAAAAATCCAGTTCAGCTGCAATGGTTGAATGCTTGAGGggaaaaacagaagaagaacTACTACAGATAACACTGAAAATGGTAGGCGAAATGATACTTCTTGCAATTAAATGACACCTCAGACTTTTGCATACCAGAGAATACTCTTTGCAGGCTGTAATATTAGAACATGAAGTGGATGTCAAATGTGACTTTCCTGATTTTTCAGGACATGACAGCACTGCAGGTCTGCAATGACACCTCACCTGAAAAGTGCAAACAGGTTCCTGCCCTTCCATTCTGCATGCACTTGGAATCACCTGTGATTTGCTGTCATGCTCTACCAgggcaaggaaaagaaaatggcaCAGATGATTCTGGAGAACCTGAAAATCAAAGCATATATTATGTGCTCCTTAAAAGTTCTTATCTTAATGCTTATGTTCCTTTGAAATTTCAATACAGAAGTGGATTTTCCCCACTGTTCCACACATCCATGGCCATACTGAATTAAGAAAAGATGTAAATTCAACATAACAACCTCTGCTTCACAAACATTAGAAATATAACGTTAATCTTCACAGAACCTTCTGCGTAGTGCAAAAAATTGGTCAGAGAAAATGTTAAGATGGCttggaaaatattatttgttgTATTTTCATTGGGCTTCTCTTTGGAACTGCAGTAAAAATCTGAACTTCTTTATGAAGCAAATTGAATGTTTAAtgaagctttctttttcttttttccctttttgttcagaatttttttttctccagtgcatGTGTAGATGGTGCATTTTTTCCAAAAAGTCCCACGGAATTACTATCTGAAAAATCAATCAATGAGGTCCCATACATAATAGGAGTAAATAACTGTGAATTTGGATGGGGACTTCCTCTGGTAAGAGAATGAAAATATTGTTATTTAAACATCATTTTATAAATAGAGGCTGTTTTAGTAAGTCTGATTCTCTGTATCACACAGATGATGAAATATCCTCCTTTTGTGGATGGTTTGGATAAAGAGGTTGCACGTCAAATTTTACAGAGCAATTTAGCAATATTCATTAAGGTAAGAGACCAGTTTCAGAATaacccagtgctgctgctttgctggtGTGGCTGTCATTACCCCTGGAGGGACACATTTCACAGGGAAATGCCATTGTGCTGGGCAGCTCCCTGGACTGGGGCAGAAATGGGCACAGATGTGCTGCATTCCTGCAACCTCTAGTGACTGGAAATACTCTCTGCATTTCCAGGCTAAATGGCCCTCTTCTTAAAAAGGAGTTCAGTGGCAATCCAGGAGTGATGCAGGTACCTAAACACAGGTCTCCTGGGACATTTTAGATAGCCCCAGGCCCTGCAAGAGTGCAGAGTACCAGCAGGTATGGCAGGCGACCTATGGGACACGACCTCctaaagcagcagctgggcatTGGAGAGGAAAGCCCGAGAGCTTTGGGGTGCACTGACACCTTTGTTCAGGTTTCTTGAGGTTTTGCTTCCCTGTAATTTACAAATCTCTTGGCTCTGTGGTGCCTTTGTGCTCTCTGGAAACTGCTACATAGAGAAATACAGATTAAGAGGCAAGAATGAAGGACTCTAGAAGCAGGGCCAGTACTTGCAAGGATCATTCAAAGACACAAACCTCCACCATGAACGTGGAAATGCAGAGCCCAGGCTTGTTCTGAACAAGAGAAATTATGGTCATCTACAACAACCAATGGATTTTATGAAACCCAGCAGGGTTTCTGTGATGTTATGAAGGTGTCTCCACAGAAGAGAGAACAATCAGCATCACTGACTGCTGTTTATCTGACGGTGGTTGGTCCTTTGATCTTGCATCCCTCTCTTGCCTGAGATCACCTGTATCCCTAGCTGTGTAACTCCAATCCTGAGCTCCGAGCCAtgctctggcacagctgaggaTTTTCTCTGCAAGCTGTTGCTTGGGGATTTGCCAGGGAAGTGCAGATGCCACGCTCACTCACCGCTGTTACTCCTGATAATACTCATCATCATTACAAGTACTTTTAATTGCTGTTTCAGGGCCTTACATCTGAAGTTGTTGACCGAGTGTACAAGGAGTACATCGGGGATGCAGAAAGCCCTGCTCAGGTCCGAGATGGCCTCCTGGATGCAATGGGAGATGTCTACTTTGTCATCTCAGCTGTGGAAGTGGCCAGATACCACAGAGGTAACCCAGCAGCTTCAGAACAGCTGTAGAACTCCATCTGGGGCTGGTTTGGCCAGTGTGCAGCACTTTTCACTATCCAGAGAACTGGTAGTGTTTTCATTTAACCAAAACAGTTTTTCGTGAAAGTGTATCATCTTTGGAGCAGGTATTTCCAGCTCTCAAACCAGCACTTTTCTGTATCCTCTAGATGCTGGCAACCCAGTCTACTTTTATGAATTCCAACATCGACCAAGTTCACTGGAAGGTGTGGTACCAGACTTTGTAAAAGCAGATCATGGAGCTGAGATTGCCTTTGTCTTTGGAAAGCCATTCTTAGCGGGTGATGTACCCATGCTTACTCCTTATTCCTTTTAGAACCTCATTATTACTCATCTCAATTACTGCAGGGCTTTAGAGCAGAATTTCTCTCTTTGAAGCATTATAAACAATAAATTTATATATGCATAACTTATAAGCAGTATAATGAGCATAAACATTTTCTGCCTTCAGTAGTAGATACTTGCAATTGATATAGCTGCTACTAATGATTTCCTTTCTAATGTGGCTGTTTCATCTCTCCCTTTGCAGGAGGTGctacaaaagaagaaaataaactgagCAGAACTGTTATGAGATACTGGACCAACTTTGCTAAAAACGGGTGAGGATCACAATGCTAATTACAGCTCAAGTTTACTCTCTGCTGCCCAGAACATACTTACCTGCCTGAGGCAGTACTTACATGGTGGTTCCTCGAAATTTGGCAGAATTTAAGTTAAATATTGAAGCACTTTCTCTTCTTAATGGTCTTGTCAAAGAACCTGCAGACAcgaggaaataaaaaaatctaggAGCAGTTACTCCATCTGCAATGGAGTTTTAGATCTAAAATTAATGGCATCTCTTACACTTTTGCTGTTCCACTGATGAACATTATCATCAAATACTGTCCGTTTACTCAGGTACCAGAATCACATCATCTGGGCTCATCTGCTGGTTTTCTGAAATGCTCTGAACCTGAGCAGTCAGAGAGCAATGGATTGGCAAACAGAGAGCTAACTGTTCCTTCTATTATTTCCAGAAATCCCAACGGAGAGGGCTTGGTCCATTGGCCCCAGTATGACCTGGAGGAAAAATACCTGGGAATAGACCTGGagcaaaaggcagcagagaaactGAAAGAACACAGAATAAAGTTTTGGGCACAGCTCACAAAACAAAGCCAgactggaaggaaaaaacacacaGATTTATAAGAGCTGTGGAGGGTACAGTTTGCTTTGAAAACCCAAAGGAAAGTCAAACAAAATGAGTTTGTCAGGATACAGAGTAATAATCACTTTCTAACTCACTGTTGTGTAATCTGCTGTCCTCATCACAGTGAAGGCAGAGAAACAAGGGGCATTTGGAATGTTTGTCAGACTGAAAATCACTATTTGAtgaaggaagcagaaaaaacccccacaatGTTTCCAGGTCCAGACAGACCATGGTACCTGCTCAGGGCATATCAAAAGGAATGGGCAAATGAATTGAAATCTGTAAGAAGTAATCTACACAGAACATACCATAAGTGTCAGACTATTGTATATGCTTATTCCCTTCTTCTTTCAATTGGAGCATGGTCAGTTGCCTTCCTAGAGACTCTTTCTGCTTTAACTGGAAATAGCCTTTAGGCAGCAGAGCATCCATCACACTACATCTGTGAGGTGGGCTTGACATCTCACACAAGAGGACAGAAAATCTCTacttgtttggttggtttgtgagttgttataaataaatgttgctttgattttttggaacttctttttctttcacttaaCTGACGGAGGCTAATTCCCAGAGGTCAAGTCACACGCGAGAAGCCAGAAACGTGCCCAGTTTCTTTCTTCTACCTAAATGGTTTCAGGTATGACTCTGTCAGGTTTCTGTGCAGGACCTGAGGCTTAAGGCTCTTTGACAAATTCTTCTGGGGTGTGACTGTGTGTCCTTCAACCCTTCCTGGCAAATGCCCAGTCCAGTGGCTGGAGGAGGACACGGTGCTGGCAGGACAGACCCCCAGGGAGGCAGAGCGGGGAGCCAAGGCTGGTGGTGCTCCCTGCATGTTGTTGGCTCAGCACCACCAGGGAGAAGATCTGCTGACATGCAGagtgtgcacccccagcctcccaCAGCTGGGGAATGGGTCAGGACACACAGGGAGGGAAGTGGCTTTTTTGCCAAGTTACATGGCAAGCAGGATACAAAGGAACAATGTGGGAATCCAGGAAGCCAGGAGAGCTCTCCTCATCaccataaacaaacaaacagcccTACTCCAACCACCCCTTTAACTGGTGCCCagctcccacatcccacagcaccCAGGGGGCTCTCACAGGGACAGCCcaagctcctgctgctggtgttgACCCTTTGTAGGtgtcttcttcttcctcctcacctcTGGCTTCACTTGCTTTTGCACACCTGTGGATCTCAAGCAGTGTCATCTGCACTACCTGGCCGCCCCCTTTTGTGCATTTTCCATAACTTGTGTAAAACACCGGTTGTGGCAATTAGTAACAGCTCATTGCAGCAACCATACTGCCAGTTCTGTCACACAATTCTGACCCCTTCCCTTGTTTTGGTCTGACACAGCCAGCCTTTGTGTCCATTAGCGGTGCGTTTGTTGAATCAATCTGTCTGTCCTTGTACATTCACAAAAATCATTATCCTAACAAGACAGAAGAAATCCTGTGTCTTTGGGAATGCAAAGCCATAAGTATAACTCCTGGGTAGAAGGGAGCTCTCTTATTAGGCACACATGATAACAAAGTAGTTTCTGACTCTGTGAGAGGAAGCGTTCTGTCCATCTCTGGATTTCAAACCCCAAATATAAAGACTGGTACACTGTCAGAGAGCTGACAAAGGAATAACACCATGGCCACAGTCAGTAGGCTACATTTAAACAGCAGATACTTCCATTATGTTCCATTTTATTTCATGGCTTTAGTATTCATGGTCACTTGGTTCAGATTCCCAGCTGCACCTATAGCTGAAGAAATTGTTAGCAGCATATTTACTGATACTATTCAGcaagcactgctgctgttctgttTGTCACATTCCGTCAATAAAAGCTTTAATCTTTTTTTGAAGTTTATTTCTATTGTCCATAATTACTAAAATTGCCTGTTCAAGGTGGTCACCAAGTAGGTTTGTTCTGTGCCAGTCCTGCTTCTCAGATCATCTTGTTGCTAAGTGTGATATATACAAATTTTGATTGAGATAGGATGTTCTTTGCTGTCTGACCTTTGTAACTTGCAAACCTGATCAACAAGGAGGGAGATTTAATCAGTGAAACAGAGCGGCCAACAGGCTCTAGGTGATGTCCAGCTGTTAGAAACACAAATTCCTGGCCAGCACAATTGCCTTGTTAAGGTTTGGGGCTGGACGTGTTCCAGTAATCTCAGCCCCTGTTGAGGTTAACAAAGCTGCCTCCCTTGAGCTGCCTGGCCTAAAGGAAGCTGTGAGCAGAGAGGTGGAGTGTgcatcccagctccagcagctctgtggcactgGAGTCCCTGGGTTGATAGGCAGGGACCTTCACTTCCCACGTTCCACTTTGTGCTGCAGGCATCTCACTGgtcaggagctgggctctgggagGCTCAGACCAATGAGCTGTCTAGACCCAGGAGTTTTGAACTCCCTTTATAAGAAGGCTCTCAACAATAAAGCACGCAGTTTGTCACGTGGAACCCGGGGgggtgtgtctgtgtctgtgtgtctgtctgtgtctgtgtgtctgtctgtgtctgtatctctctgtctctctgtgtgtgtctctgtgtgtgtctccgtctgtctgtgtctgtgtttgtctgtgtgtgtttgtctgtctgtctgtgtctgtgtttgtctgtgtgtttctctgtctgtctgtgtcttTGTGTCTGTCTGAGTCTGtatctctctgtctctctgtgtgtgtctgtgtgtgtctgtgtctgtgtttgtctgtgtctgtctgtgtgtgtctgtgtgtctgtgtctgtctgtgtgtctgtgtctcctCCCCATCTGACCACCAACCCCACGGAACACATGGATTCCAGTGTAATACAGCTCCACCTGTCTGAGCCTGCCCATGGCCGAGGTGCCCAGCACACCCATCCTGCAGCCAGTGAGGACATGGATGGCCCAGGTGCCCAGGACACCCATCCTGCAGCCAGTGAGGACATGGATGGCCCAGGTGCCCAAGACACTCATCCTGCAGCCAGTGAGGACATGCTGATGGCTGTGGCTGGTTCAGCTCCTGTGTTCCAGCCCTTCTAcatgttatatgtaacaggtataattcgcgccattttcttgcttcatatatatataatgttaaatagttgttaggatgtacctcttctcaggcaaaactaagtgtgtgttgaaacctgatttacaagcaaggagATGTGGCTCACCAGGAGATGGGCCAtatctgaggcgatatggagacacccaggcgctgatcatcatcaggaacatccccaccctgggccgatacatgtgaatactctgttcctgtaaatttcatcaagagtttccactacaccagactttgaatttctctaccttgtccccgagaaggaaatctcatcatAAACTTGTGGgactttaaatgaaacaaaggactgaatgccaaaatcctggcctcaggcaaaattttccctataaaaatcgcttgtgccaggatggtggtgtggggacatagagtgaaacctctgctgaggctgatctctgtgtcttgcacccagcgccgatcccgggctctattgctaaaataaattctttttatttttttaatgtggctggatcatttttcatttataacaatcttggtgGCCCCGACATGATCTGGTCTGGGGTATTCAGGGGGTTCCCTATCCTCGATCCGGGTGGCGCCTCGCTGAGTTCAGTGGCCGGACGGGGAGGAGGAATCCCACGGAACCAACTGGATTACGAAAAACCGCAAAAgccatggaaaggaaaaaaaaaggtgggccCAGAGCTCTCGGAATTCGGAGCCTAAGTCTCcgaggctgcagcagaaattttTCACTCATAAAATCAACGTGCACGAAGAATCCATGTGGTAAAAGGAGC
Protein-coding sequences here:
- the LOC137481022 gene encoding fatty acyl-CoA hydrolase precursor, medium chain-like isoform X2 yields the protein MAAARDTALLAWILFLGGTALVATEEPEAETKYGRVRGYQFTVDTAERTVNVFLGLPFAKPPLGSLRFSEPQPPEPWEGVRDATSYPPMCLQDQVQGQIISDLVTNRKEKVPLQVSEDCLYLNVYTPISTGKQEKLPVLVWIHGGGLVVGAASSYDGSAIAAFDNVVVVTIQYRLGIAGYFSTGDEHARGNWGYLDQVAALRWIQENIMHFGGDPGSVTIFGESAGGISVSALVLSPLAKGLFHKAISESGTATLGLFTDQPKEDAQKIAAASGCEKSSSAAMVECLRGKTEEELLQITLKMNFFFSSACVDGAFFPKSPTELLSEKSINEVPYIIGVNNCEFGWGLPLMMKYPPFVDGLDKEVARQILQSNLAIFIKGLTSEVVDRVYKEYIGDAESPAQVRDGLLDAMGDVYFVISAVEVARYHRDAGNPVYFYEFQHRPSSLEGVVPDFVKADHGAEIAFVFGKPFLAGGATKEENKLSRTVMRYWTNFAKNGNPNGEGLVHWPQYDLEEKYLGIDLEQKAAEKLKEHRIKFWAQLTKQSQTGRKKHTDL
- the LOC137481022 gene encoding fatty acyl-CoA hydrolase precursor, medium chain-like isoform X1 — its product is MAAARDTALLAWILFLGGTALVATEEPEAETKYGRVRGYQFTVDTAERTVNVFLGLPFAKPPLGSLRFSEPQPPEPWEGVRDATSYPPMCLQDQVQGQIISDLVTNRKEKVPLQVSEDCLYLNVYTPISTGKQEKLPVLVWIHGGGLVVGAASSYDGSAIAAFDNVVVVTIQYRLGIAGYFSTGDEHARGNWGYLDQVAALRWIQENIMHFGGDPGSVTIFGESAGGISVSALVLSPLAKGLFHKAISESGTATLGLFTDQPKEDAQKIAAASGCEKSSSAAMVECLRGKTEEELLQITLKMDMTALQVCNDTSPEKCKQNFFFSSACVDGAFFPKSPTELLSEKSINEVPYIIGVNNCEFGWGLPLMMKYPPFVDGLDKEVARQILQSNLAIFIKGLTSEVVDRVYKEYIGDAESPAQVRDGLLDAMGDVYFVISAVEVARYHRDAGNPVYFYEFQHRPSSLEGVVPDFVKADHGAEIAFVFGKPFLAGGATKEENKLSRTVMRYWTNFAKNGNPNGEGLVHWPQYDLEEKYLGIDLEQKAAEKLKEHRIKFWAQLTKQSQTGRKKHTDL